Proteins from one Elgaria multicarinata webbii isolate HBS135686 ecotype San Diego chromosome 3, rElgMul1.1.pri, whole genome shotgun sequence genomic window:
- the SKP1 gene encoding S-phase kinase-associated protein 1: MPSIKLQSSDGEIFEVDVEIAKQSVTIKTMLEDLGMDDEGDDDPVPLPNVNAAILKKVIQWCTHHKDDPPPPEDDENKEKRTDDIPVWDQEFLKVDQGTLFELILAANYLDIKGLLDVTCKTVANMIKGKTPEEIRKTFNIKNDFTEEEEAQVRKENQWCEEK, from the exons ATGCCATCAATTAAACTGCAGAGTTCTGATGGAGAAATATTTGAGGTTGATGTGGAAATTGCAAAGCAGTCTGTAACAATCAAGACAATGTTGGAAG ATTTGGGGATGGATGATGAAGGGGACGATGATCCTGTTCCTCTTCCAAACGTTAATGCAGCTATATTAAAAAAG GTAATTCAATGGTGCACCCACCATAAAGATGATCCACCTCCCCCTGAAGATGATGAGAACAAAGAGAAACGAACAGATGACATACCTGTGTGGGACCAGGAATTCCTTAAAGTAGATCAAGGAACTCTCTTTGAACTTATCCTG gCTGCAAACTACTTAGACATCAAAGGCTTACTTGATGTGACATGCAAGACTGTTGCAAACATGATCAAGGGAAAAACACCAGAAGAAATTCGCAAGACTTTTAATATCAAGAATGACTtcactgaagaagaagaggcccaG GTACGCAAAGAAAACCAGTGGTGTGAAGAGAAGTGA